One genomic region from Vicia villosa cultivar HV-30 ecotype Madison, WI unplaced genomic scaffold, Vvil1.0 ctg.000352F_1_1_1, whole genome shotgun sequence encodes:
- the LOC131627200 gene encoding triacylglycerol lipase 2-like: MASRVRISFFSILLICITAAAQGRKSLYTTNEFLAPSPVNGICKTLVETQGYKCEEHTVTTNDGYILSLLRIPTGLSGKKADKPPVLLQHGLFCDAAIWLFDSPEQSLGFILADSGFDVWLVNGRGTKYSTGHTSLTTYDKAYWDWSWEELANYDLPASVEYVFDLTGQKIHYAGHSQGTLVAFVNLSQGKLLNMLRSAALLSPIAHMNQLASPATKLAAQFFLANVSYMQNNRLIFMLVFLQNNVAKFVGGICSTLNQPCINLITFFTGPNCCLNSSRIDVYVDHEPQPTATKNLIHLSQMIRTGKISKYDYGILNILHYGQLVPPSYDMTKIPKDFPLFIGYGGKDYLSDIKDVKVLLNDLSNHDADKLVVLYKDEYAHVDFIMAIDAKQVLYDPMIAFYNSN; the protein is encoded by the exons ATGGCCAGTAGAGTAAGAATTAGCTTTTTCTCAATACTCTTGATTTGCATTACAGCAGCAGCACAAGGAAGAAAATCACTTTACACAACAAATGAATTTTTGGCACCCTCTCCGGTTAATGGTATCTGCAAGACATTAGTAGAAACACAAGGTTACAAATGTGAAGAACATACGGTGACAACAAATGATGGCTACATCTTGAGTCTGCTAAGAATCCCGACTGGGCTTTCCGGTAAGAAAGCCGATAAACCGCCTGTACTACTACAACACGGTCTCTTTTGT GATGCTGCAATATGGTTGTTCGATTCTCCCGAACAATCATTAGGGTTTATTTTAGCAGACAGCGGATTCGATGTGTGGCTTGTTAACGGTCGTGGCACAAAATATAGCACCGGACACACATCACTAACTACTTATGACAAG GCTTATTGGGATTGGTCATGGGAAGAATTAGCTAATTATGATCTTCCTGCATCAGTAGAATATGTGTTTGATCTTACTGGTCAAAAAATACACTATGCAGGTCATTCTCAG GGTACTTTAGTGGCTTTTGTTAATTTATCTCAAGGGAAGCTTCTGAATATGTTGAGATCAGCTGCATTACTAAGTCCAATTGCTCATATGAATCAACTTGCTTCACCAGCAACAAAACTTGCTGCACAATTCTTTTTAGCCAATGTGAGTTACATGCAAAATAATAGATTAATTTTTATGCTTGTATTTTTACA AAATAATGTAGCAAAATTTGTGGGTGGAATATGCTCCACTCTAAACCAGCCCTGCATAAACTTAATCACATTTTTCACAG GTCCAAATTGCTGCTTAAATTCTTCTAGAATTGATGTCTATGTTGACCATGAACCACAACCAACAGCAACAAAGAACTTGATCCATCTATCCCAAA TGATCCGAACAGGAAAAATATcaaagtatgattatggaattcTAAATATACTACACTATGGACAATTGGTTCCTCCAAGTTATGACATGACAAAAATCCCAAAAGACTTCCCTCTTTTTATCGGCTACGGAGGGAAAGATTATCTGTCTGATATAAAAGATGTGAAAGTTTTACTCAATGATCTCAGTAATCATGATGCTGACAAGCTTGTGGTATTGTACAAAGATGAGTATGCACATGTTGATTTTATTATGGCTATTGATGCTAAACAAGTCCTCTATGATCCCATGATAGCTTTTTATAACTCTAACTGA
- the LOC131627201 gene encoding triacylglycerol lipase 2-like produces MSIKVGIALISILLLCTTTASAQGRKLLHTTNEFSAYSPITNDGICKTLVETQGYRCEEHTVTTNDGYILSLQRIPTGRSGKKADKPPVLLQHGLFCNAVVWLFNSPEESLGFILADNGFDVWLANGRGTKYSTGHTSLTPNDMAYWDWSWDELASYDLPASVEYVFKLTGQKLHYAGHSQGTLVAFVALSQGKLLNMLRSAALLSPIAHLNMISSELTKVIAELFLANDVYWLGVREIDPNANGVTKFVDGICFISNLNCGDVVTLLTGPNCCINSSRVDFYIDQPTATKNFIHLSQMIRTGQIAKYDYVYEAQNMLHYGQGVPPTYDMTKIPKEFPLFISYGGKDYLSDVQDVKVLLNDLNNHDADKFVVLYKDEYAHLDFIGAFDAKQVVYDSMITFYNSN; encoded by the exons ATGTCCATCAAAGTAGGGATTGCTCTTATCTCAATACTCTTGCTATGCACTACTACAGCATCAGCACAGGGAAGAAAATTACTTCACACAACCAATGAATTTTCAGCATATTCTCCAATAACCAATGATGGTATTTGCAAGACTTTGGTAGAGACACAAGGTTACAGATGTGAAGAACATACG GTAACAACAAATGATGGCTACATCTTGAGTCTGCAAAGAATCCCCACAGGGCGGTCCGGTAAGAAAGCTGACAAGCCACCCGTGCTATTACAACATGGTCTTTTTTGT AATGCTGTAGTATGGCTGTTCAATTCTCCTGAAGAATCATTGGGATTTATTTTAGCAGACAATGGATTCGACGTGTGGCTTGCCAATGGCCGCGGCACAAAATACAGCACCGGACACACATCACTAACTCCTAATGACATG GCTTATTGGGATTGGTCATGGGATGAATTAGCTAGTTATGATCTTCCTGCATCAGTAGAATATGTGTTCAAGCTTACTGGTCAAAAATTACATTATGCAGGTCATTCTCAG GGAACTTTAGTTGCTTTTGTTGCTTTATCTCAAGGGAAGCTTCTCAATATGTTGAGATCAGCTGCATTACTTAGTCCAATTGCTCATTTGAATATGATTTCTTCAGAGCTAACAAAAGTTATTGCTGAACTCTTTTTAGCTAAT GATGTGTACTGGTTAGGTGTTCGTGAAATCGATCCTAATGC GAATGGTGTAACAAAATTTGTTGATGGAATATGCTTCATTTCAAACTTAAACTGCGGAGACGTAGTCACATTGTTGACAG GTCCAAATTGCTGCATAAATTCTTCTAGGGTAGATTTCTATATTGATCAACCAACAGCAACAAAGAATTTCATCCATCTATCTCAAA TGATCAGAACAGGACAAATAGCAAAGTATGATTATGTTTATGAAGCCCAGAATATGCTACACTATGGACAAGGGGTTCCTCCAACTTATGACATGACCAAAATCCCAAAAGAATTCCCACTTTTTATTAGCTATGGAGGGAAAGATTATCTATCTGATGTACAAGATGTGAAGGTTTTGCTCAATGATCTCAATAATCATGATGCTGACAAGTTTGTGGTATTGTATAAAGATGAATATGCACATCTTGATTTTATTGGAGCTTTCGATGCTAAGCAAGTCGTTTATGATTCCATGATAACTTTTTATAACTCTAATTGA